The nucleotide window GTTCAGTCCTTCAGCTCACGCCCGGTCAACCGTAAGAAGACGTCCTCAAGATTAGGCGGACGCTGTAGAATGCGCAGACCCGCGCGCCCGTCCAACTGCACTCGCACCTGCTCTGGGTCGGGGGCATAACAGAAGAGGGTCTCGCCGCTCACCTCGATGTGCCGCGCGTATGAACTCACCAGCGCAGTCAACTCATGGGGATTCCCACCGTAGACCTCAAGCACCTCGCAACCGATCTGCTCGTCTATCAGCACGTGAGGCTGGCCTTCGGCGATCTTGCGCCCTTCTTCGAGCACACACAGCCGGTCGCACAACCGCTCGGCTTCTTCCATGATATGGGTGGTCAGGAGAATCGTCTTGCCGCGTGCCAACAGCGAGCGCAGCCGTTCCCAGATCAGGTGGCGCGCGTGCGGGTCGAGTCCAGTGGTCGGCTCATCCAATATCAGGAGTTGGGGGTCGTTGATGAGCGCACGCGCCAGTGTCAGGCGCCGCTTCATGCCGCCGGATAGGTCCGCGACACGGGCATCCGCTTTGCTCTCCAGGCGCGCAAATTCAAGGAGCGATGGGATTATCGCTTCGATCTCGTGCGTGCTCATCCGGAAGTAGCGCCCGAAGACCAACAAGTTCTCGCGCACCGTGAATTCCAAGTCGAGGTTGTCGAACTGCGGAACTACGCCGATACCCATCCGTGCTAGACGAGCCCGCGCCGGCACTGGCACCCCGAGCACAGTGATCTCACCCGCATCAGGCGTTGTCATGCCGAGGATCATGCGCGTGATCGTGCTTTTCCCCGCGCCGTTCGGCCCTAACAGACCGAAGCACTCACCCGCCGCAACGGTGAACGATAGCCCATCGACAACGGATCGGTCACCGTATGACTTTTTTACGCCGGCAAGATCGATTGCCACGGTTGCCATGGAATCCGGTGTGGAAATCTTGACGCTTAAACCCGTGTGGCGCTCCCGTTCGAACGGACTCGGCTCAAGGGGGCACAGATCCTCTGGGGCCAACTCACGATTTAACAATTGAGTTTTCGCTTTCTTTTCCAAAACTCGCCCGTTTACGGTCATCCGACTATCACTCGCCATTGTATGTGCCGTCAGATGTCACCAACCCTGGGCTTTGCACCGAGTTCTGCTTTCGACCGCTGTCTGGTACATTCGGCACGAAACCGCGCGACAGCCAATCGCTATTAGACAATGTACACAACGCATAGGCTTTCAAAGGAAGTAACAGAAAGAGGTTGATGGGTGTGTGCAGCGCGAAGCCCAAAAATCTAACTTGGCGAGCACGAACCGCTACAACACTGCAGCGTATCATGGTCATGGATGCAATCATCAAGACCGTCCACCACGGCACTGTGGCTGTCAGTATGAACTGTGCAAGGCCCGCCACTACCGACACGGCGAGTAACAGCGGCCCGATATTCTGCCCGATCACGTCCAAGGTGAGATAGCGGTCGAGGCCAGGTAGTAGATGGAGCGCTAGAAACGTGTCCCGGAACGTGCTGCGTGCCCAACGCAGTTGTTGGCACAGGTACGATCCAAGCGTGTCCGGCACGACTGTTGCCACGACGGCGTCCGGAACATACTCCGTTCGAAAGCCTGCTTTCAGCATGAGAATCGTCAGATGGCGATCCTCACCGAAGTCACTTGGTCTGCCCCGAAACAGTTGCGTCTCGTATTGATCTAGCAGGGAAACGAGCGCGGCCCGCCGGTACATAGCACATGGGCCGCAGCAACACATCACGGCACCGAAGCGTGCCTGCGCCGCGCGTTCCTCGTTGCAGGCAAGCCAATACTCCATGTCGATCAATCGCGTCAGCCAAGTGTCACGCCGGTTGCTGGCGGTCAACTGGCCCATGGCCGCACCGACCCCCGGACTTTGCATCTTTAATGCGAGCTTGGTGACGACGTCGGACGCGACAGTGCTGTCTGAGTCCACATTTAGCACCAAATCTCCAGATGATTGGCGTATCGCGGCGATCTGCGCTTTGCGTTTTCCGACATTCTCCGGGAGCAGAATAAAGCTGAACCTCGGATCGCGCGCATAAGCATCATGTACACGCACCATGGCGTCGCGGTTCCTAGAACCGTCATCAACGACATAGACTCGCAGTTCTCCAGCATAATCCTGGTCTGCAATGGACGCGAGGCACGCCGAGAGGATGCGCGGGTCCTCGTTGAAGCAGGGGACGATAACATCCACGGCTGGCCGGCGGCCGGTCTCGACCCGTGCCGCCGAGACTACTGACCCGTTTGTCGGGCGAGCATAAAGGACCTGCATGCTCTTGTAAGCGGTCGAGAGGAGGGCATAGATCGCTATGGCGGCGGTGCTGGTTGTGTCAAGCAGATACATGGGCTCTCGTCTGTTCAGTGATGCTAGGGAAGTGCACGAATTGCAAAGCCACGCCCATGCAGCACCGGGATGATACGGGAAAGGGCCAAAAGAGTTTGGTCACGCAGACCGAGAAGCTCAGCCTCATCGGGAGGACAGCCGTCGTGCAGAAGCACGATTGCGCCAGGTCGAGCAGTGGAAAGTACTGCGTCAACAATCGCGTCGACGCCTGGGCGAGACCAATCTCGAGGGTCTGACGACCAGTGGATCGCCCGAAGTCCGGCGCTCGCCGATGTGGAAAGCACGTCCTCGCTCCAGGCCCCGTAAGGCGCTCGTATATGGCGGACCTCAGCCTGGGGACACGCCGAGATAATGGCCTTATTTGCCTCGATTATCTCACGTTCTACTTCGTGGGGTCCGCATGTTGACAGGTCCGGATGAGTCATCGTGTGGTTAGCAACCTCGTGACCTTCCGCGACGATACGTCGGATGAGTTCCGGCTGCTCTTTCGCATACGCACCGATGACGAAGAACGTCGCCGGCACCCGGTATTCAGCCAGGACATCCAGTATCTGCGGCGTACAAAATGGATTGGGGCCATCGTCAAACGTCAGGTAAACGCTGCGATCTTCGGTGCCGCCGGCGCTATCAACCGGCACTTCGCGCAGATAGTCGAGTTGTGTCACAGTTCTGGTCCGTTTCGTTCTATCAACGTGCCGGACGGCCACTCGCTCATGGTGCGTCCGATCGGAATTACCAAGACGAGCAGGTCCTCGGTGCGGGTGGGGGGCATGTAGGGATGAAAATCTGGAAGGGTCGACCGGACACTAACCCCAGTCAACACGCTAAGCATACCGGTTCGAGCATATCTTTCGACGTGGCTCCGCATGGCGTGCCGAACCGTACCGAAGGCGAAGGGGACGCCGAGCTCCTGCAGCGTTGGAAACAATGCGCTGACCGAATGACCGATGCCCATTCGCTCGAGATCCGGTCGCACCCCGTACAAACCCAATTCAGCCACGGCAAGATCAGTCTCACCAACCTTTATGAAACGGCGCAACAAGCCCATGTGACTTGCTATTCCGCGGGAGTCGTAGCCAATTGCACGTCGTTCCGGCCTCGCGCCGGCCCAACTTCGGCCGCCCTCGAATGGTTTCGTGTGGAACGCGCCCGTCGGCCCGTAGGTTTTGTTGAAGAACTCATTAAGCTCTGAGTGGTCTGAGCGTTCCAACTCATTTTCCCAGCATAGTTTCCACTGTACATCCGAGGACATGCAAGAACTCCAGCTCGTTGTATTTACCCAAACACGATCAAAGCAGTGGTAGGATAAGCGCACGTTAGGCCTGGCAGGCGGATTTGACGCCGGTTGACGAGAGCCCCCAGAGCAGAACCGGTCAAATCAGGGACCATCCTGACTTCTTAAGTTTCCGTCGACGCCTTGATTGCGATTAAGTTCGCGGTCTTATATAAGCAGATCGCAACATTGGTAAAATTGATTGTGTGAATGCCAATCATCCACGCTATGGATACCCTGAGACATGCGTTTCAAAGGCCTTGATCTAAATCTCCTCGTGGCGCTCGACGCTCTGATGACCGAACGCAAGCTCACGGCCGCGGCACGCAGCATCAATCTCAGTCAGCCAGCTATGAGCGCGGCTATCGCCCGGCTGCGCACCTATTTCGGCGACGACCTATTTACAATGCAGGGCCGCGAACTCATTCCAACACCGCGTGCGGAAGCGCTCGCCCCCGCGGTTCGGGACGCCCTGCTGCACATTCAGTTCTCCATCATTTCCTTGGAAACGTTCAATCCTGCCCATTCGGAACGGCGTTTCAGGCTCGTCCTTTCCGATTTCATGATACTCGTGTTCTTTGAGAAGGTCGTGCAGCGCGTCGCACGAGAAGCCCCCGCCGTCACCTTCGAGTTAGTTGCTCTCGATGACGAGCCTGATGAGCTTCTCCGCCGCGGCGATGTCGATTTTCTAATCCTGCCGGAATTGTTTATGTCGGGCGCGCATCCCAGAGCGAAACTCTTCGACGAGACACTCGTGTGCGTCGGCTGCGCCACGAACAAGCAGCTATCAGGACAGCTTTCCGTCGAAACATATATGTCGATGGGGCATGTTTCAGCTAACTTCGGGCGTACGGTTAAGCCCAACATCGAGGAGTGGTTACTGGGGGAGCACGGGATCATGAGACGTATCGAACTCGTCGTGCCGGGCTTTACCTTGATCCCGCCGTTGCTATTACACACCGACCGTATAGCCTCCGTGCCGTCGCGTCTCGTCAATTATTTCGCAAAAACGACACCCCTGCGGACCGTCGAACTTCCGGTGCCAGTTCCTCCATTCACCGAGGCTATCCAGTGGCCCGCCGTCTACAACAGTGATCCTGCAAGCATCTGGATGCGGGAGTTATTGGTAGAGGAGGGGGCTCGCATGAAAGCCCAGTCGGAAACCTCTTAGACGTTACTAAACGGAATCGCTTGCGCCGTCAGGCTTTTCGGAAGCCTCCGCCAACGTGTGAACTGCATAGCGCCAGTCGATGGGCAGCAGACATTTGAAAGGGATTGCCGAAACACTGCATTACCTGCCGGCATGCACCACGATCGCGAAAACAGAGATGCCTCAATGAGTTGGTGACTTCCTGAACTGAGCCAACTAAGCTAGGCGTCTTGCTGTAGATCGAATCTGGACCCCGGCGCGCCGAAAAATGCAATCGACAGAGGAAGGCGCACCGGGGAGGTAACTATGCCGAGTATTAACCCCGAGAAAAAGAGAGGCAGGCACAACCCTGTGGATGTTCATGTCGGCCGTCGAATTCGCCAACGGCGCGTCTGGCAGCAGATGTCGCAGGCGGCGCTCGGCCAAGCCATCGGGGTGACATTTCAGCAGGTACAAAAGTACGAAAGAGGCTCGAACCGGGTCGCTGCGAG belongs to Sinorhizobium garamanticum and includes:
- the nodI gene encoding nodulation factor ABC transporter ATP-binding protein NodI, which gives rise to MTVNGRVLEKKAKTQLLNRELAPEDLCPLEPSPFERERHTGLSVKISTPDSMATVAIDLAGVKKSYGDRSVVDGLSFTVAAGECFGLLGPNGAGKSTITRMILGMTTPDAGEITVLGVPVPARARLARMGIGVVPQFDNLDLEFTVRENLLVFGRYFRMSTHEIEAIIPSLLEFARLESKADARVADLSGGMKRRLTLARALINDPQLLILDEPTTGLDPHARHLIWERLRSLLARGKTILLTTHIMEEAERLCDRLCVLEEGRKIAEGQPHVLIDEQIGCEVLEVYGGNPHELTALVSSYARHIEVSGETLFCYAPDPEQVRVQLDGRAGLRILQRPPNLEDVFLRLTGRELKD
- the nodC gene encoding chitooligosaccharide synthase NodC, which gives rise to MYLLDTTSTAAIAIYALLSTAYKSMQVLYARPTNGSVVSAARVETGRRPAVDVIVPCFNEDPRILSACLASIADQDYAGELRVYVVDDGSRNRDAMVRVHDAYARDPRFSFILLPENVGKRKAQIAAIRQSSGDLVLNVDSDSTVASDVVTKLALKMQSPGVGAAMGQLTASNRRDTWLTRLIDMEYWLACNEERAAQARFGAVMCCCGPCAMYRRAALVSLLDQYETQLFRGRPSDFGEDRHLTILMLKAGFRTEYVPDAVVATVVPDTLGSYLCQQLRWARSTFRDTFLALHLLPGLDRYLTLDVIGQNIGPLLLAVSVVAGLAQFILTATVPWWTVLMIASMTMIRCSVVAVRARQVRFLGFALHTPINLFLLLPLKAYALCTLSNSDWLSRGFVPNVPDSGRKQNSVQSPGLVTSDGTYNGE
- the nodB gene encoding chitooligosaccharide deacetylase NodB, with translation MTQLDYLREVPVDSAGGTEDRSVYLTFDDGPNPFCTPQILDVLAEYRVPATFFVIGAYAKEQPELIRRIVAEGHEVANHTMTHPDLSTCGPHEVEREIIEANKAIISACPQAEVRHIRAPYGAWSEDVLSTSASAGLRAIHWSSDPRDWSRPGVDAIVDAVLSTARPGAIVLLHDGCPPDEAELLGLRDQTLLALSRIIPVLHGRGFAIRALP
- a CDS encoding NodA family N-acyltransferase, which translates into the protein MSSDVQWKLCWENELERSDHSELNEFFNKTYGPTGAFHTKPFEGGRSWAGARPERRAIGYDSRGIASHMGLLRRFIKVGETDLAVAELGLYGVRPDLERMGIGHSVSALFPTLQELGVPFAFGTVRHAMRSHVERYARTGMLSVLTGVSVRSTLPDFHPYMPPTRTEDLLVLVIPIGRTMSEWPSGTLIERNGPEL
- a CDS encoding LysR family transcriptional regulator, whose translation is MRFKGLDLNLLVALDALMTERKLTAAARSINLSQPAMSAAIARLRTYFGDDLFTMQGRELIPTPRAEALAPAVRDALLHIQFSIISLETFNPAHSERRFRLVLSDFMILVFFEKVVQRVAREAPAVTFELVALDDEPDELLRRGDVDFLILPELFMSGAHPRAKLFDETLVCVGCATNKQLSGQLSVETYMSMGHVSANFGRTVKPNIEEWLLGEHGIMRRIELVVPGFTLIPPLLLHTDRIASVPSRLVNYFAKTTPLRTVELPVPVPPFTEAIQWPAVYNSDPASIWMRELLVEEGARMKAQSETS